The window CGCAGGAACAGACACCGAGCTGCATCTCATTAAGCCGCTGGGCTTTTCCATTTCCGACAAGCATCTTAAGCGAGCCGGGCTTGATTACTGGCCCAAGGTAAAGCTTTCCGTGTGGGAGAACTGGCAGGACTACAAAGAAAACGCAAAACCCCGGCGACTTGTCACCACCAGTGCCAAACGGGGAACCCATCTTTTCGATTTTAAATTTCTACCCGGAGACCATCTTGTGCTTGGCCCGGAAACACGAGGCCTGCCGGGTTGGATGTTTGATGAATTCGAACATGCGGTGAACATCCCCACCACGGATAACGTGCGCAGTCTGAACCTTTCCACCTCGGCTGGGATCATTCTCTATCAAGCACTGTCCTGTCTGGACGCAGAAGTTTCTTTTAAATAACTTTCCTCAATAGACACTGATTGCCGCACTGCAATTTGCACACTGCACTTTCTTGCATATCATTGCGGCAAGAGGTATATTCGCCCTCGAATTTCAATCTTCAGCGGAGAATCTATGCGACTTCTTATTACCGGCGGATGCGGGTTTATCGGAACCAACTTCATCTACCTGATGAAAGAAAGACATCCTGACTGGAAACTATTCAATCTCGATAAACTGACCTACGCCGGAAACCGCAAGAACCTGTTTGATCTGGAGCAGGATGACAAGTCCGGCTACACATTCATCCAAGGCGATATCTGCGACAAGGAATTCGTCACCTCTGTGCTGCACGATTACAAGATCGATGCAGTGGTCAACTTTGCGGCTGAATCTCATGTGGACCGCTCCATCAATGACCCAGCTCCCTTTCTGACCACCAACACCCTCGGCGCGCAAAACATGATGGAATGCGCCCGCAGTGCCGGAATCGAAAAATTCGTCCACGTCTCCACTGACGAAGTCTACGGAACCCTCGGACCGAATGACCCGGCCTTCAGCGAAAAAAATCCCCTTGAGCCCAACAGTCCCTACTCTGCCTCCAAGGCCGGTGCGGATCTCATGGCAAGGGCATACTTCGAGACCTACAAATTTCCCGTATCCATAACCCGCTGTTCCAACAACTACGGTCCCTACCAGTTCCCGGAAAAACTCATCCCGCTCATGTTTATCAAAGCCACTGCGGGCGAAAGCCTTCCCATCTACGGTGACGGCTCCAACGTCAGAGACTGGATCTACGTTGATGATCATTGCACCGGGGTGGAACTCACTCTGCTCAAAGGACAGCCCGGAAAGGCTTACAACTTTGGCGGTGCTGCTGAAAAAACCAATCTTGAGCTGGTTAAAGAGCTTCTGGAAATTCTTGGAAAAAATGAGTCGCTCATAACTTATGTCAAAGACAGGCCCGGACATGATATGCGATACGCCATGGACTATTCACTGGCTGAAAAGGAACTTGGCTTCACCCCGGCAGTGACTTTTGATGAAGGAATCCGCAAGACCATAGAATGGTACCAGAACAACGGACAATGGCTTGAAGATGTTCGCAGCGGAGCTTACCGCGAATTCATGGACCAATGGTACGGAGAGCGAAAATGATTGATTTAGCAGGTAAAAAGGCAGTAATTCTCGGTGGACGAACCGGACTTCTCGGGCAAAGCCTTGCAGAAAAAATGCAGGCGCAGGAGATTGTAACCATTCCTCTGTCCCGCTCCGACTTTGACCCCATGAACGAGGAATCCCTGATAGCACTGCTGGAAAGGGAAGAGCCGGATTTCGTAATCAACACAGTGGCCTACACCATGGTAGACCTTGCTGAAGATGAAGAAAACAACGCCCACCTGCTAAACACCACACTGCCTGCCACATTGGGCAGGCTCTGCAAACAATTCAATATCAAGCTGATTCACTACAGCACGGACTTCGTCTTTGACGGTAAAAAGGACTCTCCCTACACGGAAGAGGACCGTACAAACCCTCAGTCTGTTTACGGAGAAACCAAGCTGGCCGGAGAAGAACGACTAAGCGAACTTGATTACGAAGATATCCTGATCATCCGCACAGCATGGCTGTTTGGCCCGCACAAAACCAACTTCGTACATAAAATCCTGAACTTTGCCAAAGAAAGGGAAAACCTGACCGTCGTTCATGATCAGGCCGGATCGCCCACCTACACACCTGATCTTGCAGAGTACACAATTGAGCTGCTCAAGAATGAAGCCAAGGGAATTTTCAATGTAGTCAACTCCGGTAAGGCAAGCTGGTGTGAACTGGCCACCGAGGCCATCAACTGCTGCGCCATCAACTGCCGGGTCGACCCGGTCCCAACTTCCGCCTATCCCACCAAGGCCACCAGACCGCCCTACTCAGTGCTGGACACCTCAAAATTTACCGAGGTGACCGGAACAACTCCGCGCCCGTGGGTTCAGGCTCTCAGGGACTATGTTTACAACGACCTGAAAGACCATCAGGAAGATTAATCTTCCCGCCAAAGGAAAAATGAAAAAAATATCCCCTGAACTGCTGCGGGATTCCATTCAGTGCGCCATGACCTTGTTCTGCATCTGGGTGGGATACCGCTTTTATCTTTTCTACCAATGGATGATCGGCAAATCCGACATTGCCGTAAGCAAACCCGGAGCCGTGGAAGGATTCCTGCCAATCAGCTCCCTGCTTTCCCTGAAACAGCTTTTCAGTAAAGGAATCTTTGATGAAGTGCATCCAGCAGGGCTGACCATTTTTATCGCAGTCATGGTCATGAGCCTGATCGTGCGCAAAGGGTTCTGCGGCTACCTCTGTCCGGTTGGATTTATTCACAATCTACTAAACAGAATCGGACGTAAAACAGGCAAGATCATTACCATCAAAGGGAAAATCGAACTCGGGATGCTTATTCCCAAATATATTGCCTTGGCCTTTTTTGTGAACATGGTTTTCTTCAAGATGAGCGGACGTGAGGTGGATACCTTTATCCATTCTCCTTACAACTTCACAGCCGAAGCCAAAATGATGCTCTTCTTTACCGATATGAGTCTGACTGCTGCCATTGTGGTCAGTGTGATCCTGCTGCTGGGAATTTTCATCCCCTATTTCTGGTGCCGCTTCCTCTGTCCCTACGGAGCACTGCTGGGCATACTTTCCAAAGTATCCCCGGTTGCCATCAAGCGTGATGAGGACAAATGCATCAGCTGCGGAAAATGCAATACGGCCTGTCCCGGCGGAATTGAGGTGGACTTGAAACAGACCGTCAACTCCGCTGAATGCGTCGGCTGCACCCAATGCATCAACGCTTGCCCGGTGGACGGCTGCCTGAATGTCACCGACCGTTTAAGCCGGGTAAAACTGCCGTGGTATGTAATCGCTGCCGGGTCGCTGCTGATCCTGCTGGTCTACTATGCAGCTGCAAAATTCACCAACCACTGGGATTCACCGTACCCGCTGGAAATGCTGCGTAAATATTATATGATGATGTAAAAGAACAACTGAACTTTAAAATCAAAAACGGCACCTCACGACTATCTAAGTCGAGGGGTGCCGTTTTTTTGTAACAGTGGTAAATTTACATAAATCAGTTTATCATTATACCCTAATCCGCACTAGCACCCCAATTAAAGGAAGCAACCATGAACCGCAAAACCGTTTTCAAATTGCTTTTTGCAGCCCTGTTTCTGCTGTTTATATATTGGGTCTCAACATATTTCGTCGCCTACACTGATGATGCCTATCTGGAAACGGACATCATCCGCATGGCTCCGCGAGTGAAAGGGCATGTGCTTTCGGTTGAAGTAAAAGACAACCAGATGGTTGCAAAAGGCGAACTTCTGGCAGTCATCGATCCCACTCCTTTTCAAATCAATCTTAAAAGCTCAAACGCAAGACTGAATCAAGCCCGTTCAAGACTTGAAATGCAGAACAAAAACCTTGAAGCAGCAGAAGCCCTGTTCAAAGAAAGTCAAGCAGCTCTAACACTTGCCGCAACAACTGAACAAAGATTCCGCAAACTTATAAAAGCTAAGACCGTATCAAGGCAGGCTTATGATGAAAAACTGGAGGCTTACCGCAAGGCATTGGACAGACACAAGGAAACCGGGGCGGAAGTAGCCGAGGCAAAGGCCGCTGTCGTCGCTCAGACACACGATACACATCATGCGCAGGCCCAGCTGGATATGGCGGAATATGAAATGAAACACACCAGACTATATGCCCCGGTGTATGGATTTATCACCGCCCTGAACATCAAACCCGGTGACTATGCTAAAATCGGCCAGCCCATCATGGCTGTTGTTTCAGATGAAGACTGGCGGGTAGTCGCCAATTACCGCGAACAGCTGGTACGTCATATCAAACCGGGACAACATGTAACCGTGCATCTGGATAATTACCCGTGGCAGCTTTTTGATGGCGAAGTACAGGGAATCGCCCGCGGGGTTTCGCGCAGTCCGGTCTCAAAGAAACTGCTTCCCTATGTGGAACCGAAGACTAACTGGATCAGGCTCTCCCGCCGCTTTCCGGTACGTATCCACATCAAAAGACCGGAAAGAATCCGCCTGCTAAGCGGTTCCGATGCCCGCACAATAGTCGTGTACTGAGGACCTTGAAATGCATGCCGCCATTGTCTTCCGTGATTTCAAGCAGGGTCTTGCCAAAGAATTAAGCCGATTTAATGCAAATCAGGCCCGTTGCGCTCTTGGAGCGGCCATGGCAGCTCTCTGCGCGGTGCTCATCGCCAACTGGCTGAATCTGGAAAAACCGTACTGGGCAGGAATTTCCGCGCTGGTGGTTTCCCGCTCAAGCTATGATGCATCGCTGATCAAGGGTACACTGCGCATTATCGGAACCATAGCCGGATGTCTGCTGGCCCTGATTCTACTGGGGACGTTTATTGACAACGTCTTTGCCATTTTATGTCTTATCTTTTTTGCTTCTGTAGCCACTGTAATGGTCTCGTCCCTACGAGGCAGGGACAGCTATGCATGGTCCATGGCTGGCTTCATGATTGTTCTACTCTCCATTGCCGGGCTGGTCGTACCGCACTCAATATTCAATTTCGCTTTTTACCGCACTTTTGAAATCAGTCTTGGAACAATCATGGCAATCATCATGAGCGCGATTTTCAATCCTTCCCCACCGGAAACAGACAAGACCTCACAACCATCAACTACTCCCTCTGCAAACACCGACAACCATCCCGATACCAACAAAATGACAGCGAAACAGGAATCAGAGTTGGTCAAGCAGGCTATCAGTCTGGCTCTTGCCATGGTTTCAGTTCCCCTGATCTGGAAATGGCTGGACCTGCCGGGAGTCCTGCAAATCGGGGTAACCTCATTGATCTTGCTTCAACCAACCCCGGTAGAAACATGGCGCAAGGGAATTCTGCGACTGCTGGGATGTGTGACAGGAGGAAGCATAGGCCTGTTCCTGCTCGGAAGCACAGCGGGGCACTACCTTATTACTTGGGGTGCTGCCTATGGACTGCTTATCTTTATTTTTTCCTACATTGACCATGGCGACCCGCGCTGCTCCTACATGGGTCTGCAAGCAGGCATAGCCCTTACTTTAACCCTTGTGCAGGGTCTTGGTCCGGGCACAGAGCTGGGGCCTCCAATTACAAGACTATGCGGTATCCTAGCCGGACTGATTCTCTGGAATATAATTCATGCACTCTTTGAAAGGAACAATCCCGACCCCATAGATGAAGCCAAAAATTAAGCCCGGCTGAGAGATTCTCAACCGGGCTTAACTCATTTTATTTTAAGCAGCTTTAGACTTTAGCAGCCTGAAGTTCTTCAACAGTGTATTCCCATACAGTGTCATGGGGCTCAAGTTTTTCTTCGCTGAAGAAACGGGGCAGCTGATCGTCACTCTTGGTGAAACCGGCCTTGCGGTTGAAATCAAGTTCATCCTTAAGGGTGTTCACACCGAGAGCGATGAAGTCTTCAACGGTGAATTCGATACCGTGTGTTGCGGCAACGAGGTCACAGATGCACTGAACTGCATCTTCGGTATCCAGAACTGCGAAGGCTACGAACAGACAGAGGCCGAGACCATCAATGGTTGCGGTAGCAATCTGGAGGTTCTTGGAAAGTTCGATCTGACCTTCTTTAGAAAGAGGATCAACATCACCACCGACCTTGAGGATGTTGGTAGCTACTGCGTAACCGGCAGTGTGGTCGCCGCCCATGGGGGTAGTTGCGTAGGTAACGCCGACACCCTTTACGGAGCGGGGATCGTATGCGGGCAGCCCCTGTCCCTTAACAGTGGGGATGCGGTCAACGCCGAAAGCCTGACCTGCGAAGTCTGCACCGTTACCGATGATGCGGCCCATGGCATCGGCAGAACCGATCTTCTTAAGCAGCTCGATTCCGGCTTTACTATCGCCCCATTCAAGTACACCGCCGTCCATTGCAACAGCCATGGTACAACCCATTTCAATGGTATCGATACCTTTTTCGTCACAAATACGGTCCATGGTAGCGATATCGTCGATGTCTTTGATCAGGCAGTTTGCGCCGAATCCCCAAACGGTTTCGTACTCAAAACCGGAGGTCAGGTAGTTACCGTTTTTATCGTTGTAACGCTGGGAGCACTGAATAACACAGCCGGTGTGACAACCTTCTTTGGTTTTACCGCCGCGGGATTCAATAACTTCAGCAATTTTTTCACCGGAGATTTCTGCTACATCGTCAAAACGACCGTAACGGAAGTTTTTGGTGGGCAGTGCACCGGCTTCATTAATAATGTTAACGAGGATAGCGGTACCGAATGCGGGCAGGCCTTCGCTGGTTACGGGATGACCCATGAGAATTTCGAGCCAACGCTTACGCGCAACCTTGAAAGCTTCTTCATTAACAGGCTTGATGCGGCCCTTTGCTTCAGGATCAAGAACAACAGCCTTAACCTTTTTGGAACCCATAACAGCACCCATACCGCCACGACCTGCGGAACGTGCAGGATTCAGGTGGGGATCGGAAAACTGGATGGTAGAAGCAGCAAGACACTGTTCACCGGCAGGACCTGCCAGAGCGGTAACAGCCTTGTCGCCGTAGGTTTCTTTGAGTTTTTCGTGTGCAGGATAGTTATCCATGCCTACGATGGGAGTAGCATCTTTGAACTCTACGCGGTCTGCGTAAATTTCAACAATGGAAAAAGGAGCGTCCATTTCAGGCTTATCTTCAAAAACAATAGCCAGAATATCGAGACGGGGCAGAACCTGTGCGAACTGGCCGCCGGAGTTACTTTCTTTGATACCGCCAGTCAGGGGAGACTTAGCACCACAGGAAAGTCTACCGGAGTTTGCTGCACCGGAACCGGCAAGGATACCGGCAGCCCATACGAGCTTGTTTTCTGCGGAAAGAGCATGACAATCACCGGGAACTTCGCTGTTTACGAGTTTTGAAGTCAGAGCGCGTCCGCCGAGACCTGCGTAATCACCGAGTTCTTCAAATTTGAACTCTTTGGTACGGGTGTTGATTCTAAGGATTCTGGGCATAATAACCACCTATAGATTTTGAAAAATTAGTAAAACCAACCTTCGTTCTTAAATAAATCATTTCCGTTAATAAGTGAGGTAATTATATACTTGTACACACGCTTGTCAAAGATTTTAAATTATATCCGGGCAAGCACATAAGTTTTTATTATATCTTTTTTGACATATTTATACTTTTTGTTGCAAAACAGCACCAACAACTTTGCACAATACATATAAACACAAACACAACTCGATCTATTCTACATTAAATAATCACCACAATCGCAACACTACATTACGAGAGTTTGCAATATTTTAATGTTACATTTTTTTCATGATTATTGACTAGCTTTCAATTTTCAGAATATTTTAACTTCAAATACAATAAACCAGCTCCGACACTATGCAATGGGGAGAAGAAATGACGATTGAATCAAAAATTCGGACAACCATTACCGACCCTGAAAATCTTGAAGAAATCTACCGGGATGACCCAAAAGGGTTTCGCAAATCATATAAGGATGCGTTTGTAAATCAGCAGGACTCACTTTTATTCCGAGCATGGCAGGCTAGGCTTAATTTCTCGCCTGCAAAGACTCAAGCCCTTTCATCAATTGACCTTATGATCATGCTCCTGCTCTGCTTTGCTGCCGGGACCCTGCTGAAAATTCCGGAATGGACAGACCTTGATAATTTTGAACTGTTCGGCTGGATGGTCTCGCTGATCCCACTTTCAGCCATGTTCCTTTACACAATGCACATGCACGGCTGGCCCAGAAAGACGACTAAATTTGGAATCGGGATCAGTCTTTTTCTGGGATTATTCATGACTTTCATCCCTGAAAAATGGGATGACGTGTATACGCTGGTCTGCCTTAATTTGCCTTTCTTTCTCTGGTCCCTATACGGACTATGCCGGGTTGCAAATAACTGGCAATCAACAGACCAGCGAATCGAATACCTGCGCTTCAGCGGAGAGTTGATCATTCACGCAGGGCTTCTTTTTTTAGGGGGAGGCGTACTACTTCTGCTGACCTTCGGATTATTTGACATGCTGCACATCGACAGTAGTTGGATAATTGAAGATCTGGCGATTTACGGAATGGCTTCAATCCCGCTGGTGGCAGCATGGGCTACGGACACATACTCTGCTGCTCGAAAACTGGTCCCCTTATTAGCCCGTATTTTCTCGCCGCTACTGCTTGTACTTATTCTCAGCTACATGGGGGCAATGGCATGGAACACTGAAGAACTTTTTCAGGACCGCTCCACCCTGCTTACCTACAATATACTGCTGCTAAGTGTGCTGGCGACTGCCGTATTCACGCTGACAGGACGGGGAGAAAAAGGAGCAGGCCGTCTCAGTACCGCAGTAATCAGTTTAATGGTTGTAGCAACCGTTATTCTTGACCTTGTAGGAATCTGCGCCATCGGATGGCGTATATTCGAATACGGCCTGACTGCTAACCGGATGAGTGTTCTCGGCTCTAACCTTGTTACTTTCGGAAATCTGGCAGTCATGGGCATGGGCTACCTGCGCTATCATTCCAGCAAAGGAACACTGGAAGATATCGAGATCGGACTTGCCCGCTACCTTCCCCTTTATGCAATCTGGACCGGCTTCTCGGTCCTCGTATTACCTTGGATTTTTAGATATTAAACAGACGATAAAAAAAGGGGCCAACGGCCCCTTAATTATGCATGAACGTAATTTGCGAGAATAATTGCCAGCCCACAAACAAAGCTGGCTACAATTGCCGGACGCCCTCCAAAGACTCTGAACTTCTGATTCAACCCGGCTGCGCGCATTTTCCAAATCATGATACATGGCAACAAAACCGCAATTACAGTAAAGGCTGCACCGGCATGAGCAAGGGCTGCGATAAAACCGTCCGGTGCCAGCATTGATGCGCCAAGCGGTGGAAGAAATACAATAAGACTGGTCCCGATGCGTCCCATGCAGTTATCTTTGCGCTTAAAAGTTTCAGCAACAAGATCGAACAAACTCAACGAAACACCCAAGAACGAAGTAATCAAGGCCAGTGACGCAAAGACAGAGACGACAGTCTGGACCCACACGGTTCCACCGCTGATCAAATCGACCAAAGCATCAACGTTTGTGATTGAAGCAAGCTGCTCCGGGGTTGTGCTTCCAAGGGAGAGAAACAGCCACAGAAGATAGCAAAAACTCGGCAAGGCCCCGCCGAGAAGTAAAATTCGCATGAGACTCTTTTTGTCTTCCCCAATATAATTCACAATACTTGGAATACAGACATGATAGCCGAAAGAAGTAATCAAAACAGGAAAGGTTACAAAAAGGGCTTGAGGAGTAGGATTGCCCTGCGAGAGAAAATTTAAATTCATCTGCCCACCAAGAGTTCCGAAACAGACAAACATCGCTGCAATCATCAAAATGAAAAGATATTTATTCGCCTGCACAACAATATGAGTCCCGGCAACAAGAACCACAATGCTGATGGCAGTAAAAAAAGCGGCCCCCAGCCGGGGCTCAACTCCGATTGCATTGGAAACAAGACCTCCAATTCCACTAAGGTATGCCACAATCAGACAGTACAACAAAAAGAAAACACTTCCGGTTCCTATCAGCTGTCCGGTATGTCCAAGGATTTTGCGGGTCATGAAATTAAAATTAACGCCTTTCCCGAATTCCAAATTAATTTCCAATAGCATCAAAGCAGAGTAAGCAGCCACGACCCACATAAAAACAAGAGCACACGCTCCAGTGGTGAATCCGAGATTTCCTAGAGTCATTGGCAGGCCCAGCATACCTGCACCAATAGAAGTTCCAGCCACAACGCTGATTGCGCCTAGCGTTTTAGTATTCAAAACAATCTCCTTAAAAGATAATCATCAAAAAAACACCTGCATTCCAAGAAAGAATACAAGGGTTGAGTCTGACAGAAGTTGGAAACAAAAATTATATAGACGGGATATTGAAGCACACGGAACAAAGACCAAATGAAGTTCATTCTGAGCTTTGAAGCAGAAATTACTTATTTCGTATTCCCTTTTAAAAAACATACTCTTATCGAAATTATTTGCAATAATTTTAAGGATAACAAATTTATGCGTCAAATTTAAAGTTTCCACACTAAAACGCTAGACCATAAAAAAACGGGAACGCCCAGAGCATTCCCGTTCATTTAAATCTGTATAAATCAACCAAGCAGCAAAAAAAGATTACCTACGTGTATGATCGAATTTACTTGCCGTAAATAAAATCTTCCCCGTTTTCTTCATTTTGCTTCATGAGCAGTGCTGATATTCGCTGATAGCGTTCATTCATCATTTGAAACATATTAAATTCTTTCTTAAAATCAGGACCTAAATCCTTAACACGTTGTTCAAAAATCCGGCATGCAAAATTATAGAGCTCAATATCCTGCTCATTGTACTCGCGCACAACAGCTAACTCTTCCTCTGCTATTTCATCTTTTTTCTTTCTGACATTACGCTTCTCATACAAGATATTTTCAAGATTCATCATCTTCTTCAGCATCAGCAGACTTTCATCAAATCGCTCTGTAATACCGACGAGATGCAATCTCTGTAAATTTTCCATTGCCCGTTCAAGCATGGTCCTACCATCATCTACAGCACCGCAAAGAGATCGCGTCATCAGATTTTTCCCGCGATATATGAGCTCAGGACGCTCACTGCTCACATACTCTGCCAGAGTGACGTTCTCTTCATTCAAATATTTATAAAGGTGATTCCCCGGCCATGTACGTAAAAAATTATATTCAGAAACAACTCTCGAAATCGGCTCTCTTAAAAAGGTAAAGGCATTTTTACCCATAAAACCGGAAAAGAATTCATCAAAATCGTGCACAAAGACATGCCCTTGAACAAGCTTGATCCTTTCCAATTCTTCAGTGGTAATCTTTTTGAATAAACTGAACTCTTCTTTGGTGTATACAGAGCAAATTGTTTCTTCAGGGAATTTAGCTGCAAAAATATGATTTAATGTTGTCCCTGCAGTTTTTGGAATATGCAAAAAAAAGAATGGGCTATGCAAAGGAACTCCTTAAGCGGAAGACTCAGATTAATTTGGCTAAACCATACAGACAACATGTTTTGTTTTCAGAACTATCCGTAACAGCTTTTAATATTATCCAAACCACACCACAAGATCAATCAACAAGAAACGCACAAAAAAAGCGGGAACAGCCTGAGCCGTTCCCGCTTGAATAAGCAATCTGAAAGTTTCTGAAACTATGCAGCTTCAGCTTCTTCCATATCGTCTTCGATCTTGCTGGGTCCGAATCCGAGAAGGATGGGGCTTGCAACAAAGATTGAAGAGTAAGTACCGACGCCGACACCGATGAGCAGTGCAAGGGCGAAATCGTGGATTACGCCGCCGCCCAATGCGAACAGAGCCGCTACAACCAGCAGGGTTGTGCCGGAAGTAAGGATGGTTCTGCTAAGGGTCTGGTTGATACTGATATTGATGGTTTCAGCGAGGGAATCACTGATCTTGCCGAGCAGATTCTCACGGATACGGTCAAAAACGATAATGGTATCGTTCAGGGAGTAACCGATGATGGTCAGCAGGGCTGCGATGATGGTCAGGTCAAACTCCTTGCCGAGCAGGGAGAAAATACCCACAGTAATCATAATATCATGGATAAGTGCCACAATTGCACCAAGCGCGTAATTAAGCTTCAGGTACCAACACAATCCAATAGTAATGAACAGTGCACCGAAGATAAGTACGGTGGTGGACATACCGATCATCTGCAACAGGGTGATTCCGCCGAAAAGACCACCGGCCATTATTGCCGCAGCAAACCAGCGTTTCTCAAAACGACCGGAAATGTAAATAGCAATCAGGAGCACCGCGAAATACAATGCTTCGATAGCCTTGGTACGCAGGTCGGCACCAACTTTGGGTCCAACCATTTCCAGACGCTGAATTTCAAAGCCGGTACCCTTCAGACCGGACTCAAGCCCGGA is drawn from Desulfovibrio sp. JC022 and contains these coding sequences:
- the secF gene encoding protein translocase subunit SecF, translated to MGLQIIKPDTKIDFIGFKAKAFVISAVLILLGLGSLVMNGGPKYGIDFAGGIVVQVKFDKEVGVKTVKGALKEAKLPGLVVQSFGHADDNEILLRTSSSEISSSEVRDKISSGLESGLKGTGFEIQRLEMVGPKVGADLRTKAIEALYFAVLLIAIYISGRFEKRWFAAAIMAGGLFGGITLLQMIGMSTTVLIFGALFITIGLCWYLKLNYALGAIVALIHDIMITVGIFSLLGKEFDLTIIAALLTIIGYSLNDTIIVFDRIRENLLGKISDSLAETINISINQTLSRTILTSGTTLLVVAALFALGGGVIHDFALALLIGVGVGTYSSIFVASPILLGFGPSKIEDDMEEAEAA